Below is a window of Leifsonia sp. NPDC080035 DNA.
GGCGGGCGGTCCCTGAAACGCGAGCGCGACTGCCGCTGCCGCGAGCAGCACCGCCGCGGCGGCGATCATCCCCCACCGCTGACGCGTCCGTGCCGCCTTCGAGCCCACCATGCCACCGTAGCGCGCAGCGCGCCCGCACGGGCGACCCTGCGCGGGCGACCATGCGTCGCCCGCGGTCAGCCCAGGTGCCCGGCCTTCTCCATCTGCCGCAGATCGCGCTTCAGGTCGGACAGCTCGTCGCGCAAGCGCGCGGCCAGCTCGAACTTGAGCTCGCCTGCCGCGGCCAGCATCTGCTGGTTCAGGTCCGCGATCAGGCCCTCCAGTTCCGCGGCGCCCTGCGCGGCGATGCCGCCATTCCGCAGGTTCGGCGTCGGGCTCTTGCGCTTCTGCTCGCGCCCGGCCAGCATCCGTGCCGTGTCCGCCTCCTCCCGGGCGAGCACGTCGGTGATGTCCGCGATGCGCTTGCGCAGAGGCTGCGGGTCGATCCCGTTGGCGCGGTTGTACTCGAGCTGCAACTCGCGGCGGCGGTCGGTCTCCTCGATCGCGTTCTTCATCGAGTCGGTCAGCACATCCGCGTACATGTGCACCTCTCCGGACACGTTTCGCGCGGCACGGCCGATGGTCTGGATGAGCGAGGTGGACGATCGCAGGAACCCCTCCTTGTCGGCGTCGAGGATCGCGACGAGCGACACTTCGGGGAGGTCGAGGCCCTCACGCAGCAGGTTGATGCCGACGAGCACGTCGTAGAGGCCCGACCGGAGTTCGGTGAGCAGTTCGACGCGGCGCAGGGTGTCGACGTCCGAGTGCAGGTAGCGCACGCGCACGCCCGCCTCCGCGAGGAAGTCCGTCAGTTCCTCCGCCATCTTCTTCGTGAGCGTGGTGACGAGCACGCGCTCGTCCCGCTCGACGCGCAGCCGGATCTCCTCGAGCAGGTCGTCGATCTGGCCCTTGGTCGGCTTGACGACGATCTGCGGGTCCACCAGACCGGTCGGGCGGATGATCTGCTCGACGATGCCGTCGGCGATCCCCAGCTCGTATTGTCCCGGTGTCGCTGACAGGTACACGGTCTGCCCGACGCGCTCCTTGAACTCGTTCCACTTGAGCGGCCGGTTGTCCATGGCGCTCGGCAGGCGGAAGCCGTGCTCGACGAGGGTCCGCTTGCGGGACGCGTCGCCCTCGTACATCGCGCCGATCTGCGGAACGGTCACGTGCGACTCGTCGATGACGACGAGGAAGTCGTCGGGGAAGTAGTCGAGGAGGCAATGCGGCGCCTCCCCCGGCTGGCGGCCGTCGATGTGGCGCGAGTAGTTCTCGATGCCGGAGCAGAACCCGATCTGCTCCATCATCTCGATGTCGAACTGGGTGCGCATCCGCAGGCGCTGGGCCTCGAGCAGCTTGCCCTCGCGCTCCAGCTCGACGAGCCGGTCGTGCAACTCGGTCTGGATCGTGCCGATCGCGCGCTGCATCGTCGCCGGGCTCGCCGCGTAGTGCGTCGCGGGGAACACGGAGACCGCGTCCATCTTCGCCAGCACCTCACCGGTCAGCGGGTGCAGCGAGTACAGCGCCTCGATCTCGTCGCCGAACAGCTCGATGCGGACGGCGTGCTCCTCGTACATCGGGATGATCTCGATCGTGTCGCCGCGCACACGGAACTTGCCGCGCGAGAAGTCGACGTCGTTGCGCTCGTACTGCATGCCGACGAATCGGCGGATGAGCGCATCCCTCCCGATGGTCTCCCCCACCTGCAGGGCGACCATCGCCTCCAGGTACTCCTCCGCGGCGCCGAGTCCGTAGATGCAGGACACCGTGGAGACGACGATCACGTCGCGGCGGCTCAGCAGCGAGTTGGTGGTCGAGTGCCGCAGCCGCTCCACCTCGGCGTTGATGGAGGAGTCCTTCTCGATGAAGGTGTCCGTCTGCGGGACGTAGGCCTCGGGCTGGTAGTAGTCGTAGTAGGAGACGAAGTACTCAACGGCGTTGTTCGGCAGCAGTTCCCGGAACTCGTTCGCCAGCTGGGCGGCGAGCGTCTTGTTGTGCGCGAGCACGAGCGTCGGCCGCTGCACCTGCTCGACGAGCCAGGCGGTGGTCGCCGACTTGCCGGTACCCGTCGCACCCAGCAGCACGACGTCGGTCTCCCCCGCGTTGATGCGGGACGCGAGCTCGGCGATCGCCTTGGGCTGGTCGCCGCTCGGCTCGTACTCGCTGACGACCTCGAACGGGCGGACGAGACGGGTTGGTTCCATGACTCCAGTCTAGGAAGCACCACCGACATACCGGTCGGCTCTCGCTCAGAGCGGAATGCGGCCGCAGCCGCGAGCGAGTGACCCCGTTCGGGACGATCGGCCCTGCTCGAGCATCCCCGTAACGTACCGAACAGGCACAGTCGCGGGGCGGCGCGCGCTACGCGCTCGCGCGCAGGCGGTCCCAGAGGGCGTCCACCTGCTGGAGCGTGTGCTCGAGGGAGCCGTCGGTGTCGATCACCACGTCGGCGACGGCCAGCCGCTCGTCGTCGGAGGCCTGCGAGAGGATGCGGCGCTCGGCCTCGGCTTCGTCCATCCCGCGCAGTTCGACCAACCGGGCCACGCGCGTCGCCGCGTCGGCGTGCGCGACGACGACGAGGTCGAACGGGTACTCGTTGGCGGACTCGACCAGAAGCGGCACGTCGTAGACCACGATCGCCTCCGAGTCGGCGTCGGCCGCCGCCCGGAAGCGTGCCGTCGACTCGCGCAGCACGGCGGGATGGGTGATGCCGTTGAGGACGCGCAGCTTCTCGGCGTCGCCGAAGACGATCGCACCGAGCGCCGGCCGATCCAGCGTCCCGTCGGCCGCGATCACGCCGTCGCCGAACGCGCGGGCGATCTCGGCGAGAGCGGGGGTGCCGGGCTCCACCACCTCGCGGGCGATCCTGTCCGCGTCGACGACGACGGCCCCGTGCGAGGCGAGCCGGGAGGCGATGGTCGATTTTCCGGAGGCGATCCCGCCGGTGAGTCCGATCAGCTGCACCCGTCCACCCTATCCACCCGCACCGAGGCGGAATGCGAGAGCGGGCGTTAACGCCGGAACGGCCGGCCCCGAAGGACCGGCCGTTCCGTGAGACGGAACTCAGTTGTTGGAGCTGAGCTTCTCGCGCAGAGCCGCGAGCGACTCGTCGTCGGCGAGGGTTCCACCCGAGCCGGAGTCGGAGGAGTACGACGAGGTGCCGCTGTCGGCAGCAGCCTCCTCGAGACCCTTCGCGACCTGGCGCTTGTGGGCCTCCCAGCGAGCCTGCGCGGCAGCGTACTGCTGCTCCCACTCGTCGCGCTGGGTCTCGAACCCTTCCTTCCACTCGTTGGTCTCCGGGTCGAAGCCCTCGGGGTACTTGTAGTTCCCCTGCTCGTCGTACTCGGTGACCATGCCGTAGAGGGCCGGGTCGAACTCGGTGCCCTCGGGGTCGACGCCCTCGTTGGCCTGCTTGAGGCTGAGCGAGATGCGGCGACGCTCGAGGTCGATGTCGATGACCTTGACGAAGACCTCGTCGCCGACCGACACGACCTGCTCCGCGAGCTCGACGTGCTTGCCGGAGAGCTCGGAGATGTGCACCAGACCCTCGATGCCGTCCGCGACGCGGACGAAGGCACCGAACGGAACCAGCTTCGTGACCTTGCCCGGAGCGACCTGACCGATCGCGTGGGTGCGGGCGAAGACCTGCCACGGGTCCTCCTGGGTCGCCTTGAGCGACAGCGAGACGCGCTCGCGGTCCAGGTCGACCTCGAGGATCTCGACGGTGACCTCCTGGCCGACCTCGACGACCTCGGAGGCGTGCTCGATGTGCTTCCAGGACAGCTCGGAGACGTGCACGAGGCCGTCCACGCCGCCCAGGTCGACGAACGCGCCGAAGTTGACGATCGAGGACACGACGCCCTTGCGGACCTGGCCCTTGTGCAGGTTGTTGAGGAACGTGGTGCGGGACTCCGACTGGGTCTGCTCCAGCAGCGCGCGGCGCGACAGGACCACGTTGTTGCGGTTCTTGTCGAGCTCGAGGATCTTCGCCTCGATCTCCTGACCCAGGTACGGGGTCAGGTCGCGGACGCGGCGCAGCTCGATGAGCGAGGCCGGGAGGAAGCCGCGGAGGCCGATGTCGACGATCAGGCCGCCCTTGACGACCTCGATCACCGTACCGGTGACGACGCCGTCGGCTTCCTTGATCTTCTCCACGTCGCCCCACGCGCGCTCGTACTGCGCACGC
It encodes the following:
- the coaE gene encoding dephospho-CoA kinase, translated to MQLIGLTGGIASGKSTIASRLASHGAVVVDADRIAREVVEPGTPALAEIARAFGDGVIAADGTLDRPALGAIVFGDAEKLRVLNGITHPAVLRESTARFRAAADADSEAIVVYDVPLLVESANEYPFDLVVVAHADAATRVARLVELRGMDEAEAERRILSQASDDERLAVADVVIDTDGSLEHTLQQVDALWDRLRASA
- the rpsA gene encoding 30S ribosomal protein S1 — translated: MTTATTDKAPKQVAVNDIGSAEDFLAAVEKTLKFFNDGDLIEGTVVKIDRDEVLLDVGYKTEGVIPSRELSIKHDVDPTEVVEVGDTVEALVLQKEDKEGRLILSKKRAQYERAWGDVEKIKEADGVVTGTVIEVVKGGLIVDIGLRGFLPASLIELRRVRDLTPYLGQEIEAKILELDKNRNNVVLSRRALLEQTQSESRTTFLNNLHKGQVRKGVVSSIVNFGAFVDLGGVDGLVHVSELSWKHIEHASEVVEVGQEVTVEILEVDLDRERVSLSLKATQEDPWQVFARTHAIGQVAPGKVTKLVPFGAFVRVADGIEGLVHISELSGKHVELAEQVVSVGDEVFVKVIDIDLERRRISLSLKQANEGVDPEGTEFDPALYGMVTEYDEQGNYKYPEGFDPETNEWKEGFETQRDEWEQQYAAAQARWEAHKRQVAKGLEEAAADSGTSSYSSDSGSGGTLADDESLAALREKLSSNN
- the uvrB gene encoding excinuclease ABC subunit UvrB, producing the protein MEPTRLVRPFEVVSEYEPSGDQPKAIAELASRINAGETDVVLLGATGTGKSATTAWLVEQVQRPTLVLAHNKTLAAQLANEFRELLPNNAVEYFVSYYDYYQPEAYVPQTDTFIEKDSSINAEVERLRHSTTNSLLSRRDVIVVSTVSCIYGLGAAEEYLEAMVALQVGETIGRDALIRRFVGMQYERNDVDFSRGKFRVRGDTIEIIPMYEEHAVRIELFGDEIEALYSLHPLTGEVLAKMDAVSVFPATHYAASPATMQRAIGTIQTELHDRLVELEREGKLLEAQRLRMRTQFDIEMMEQIGFCSGIENYSRHIDGRQPGEAPHCLLDYFPDDFLVVIDESHVTVPQIGAMYEGDASRKRTLVEHGFRLPSAMDNRPLKWNEFKERVGQTVYLSATPGQYELGIADGIVEQIIRPTGLVDPQIVVKPTKGQIDDLLEEIRLRVERDERVLVTTLTKKMAEELTDFLAEAGVRVRYLHSDVDTLRRVELLTELRSGLYDVLVGINLLREGLDLPEVSLVAILDADKEGFLRSSTSLIQTIGRAARNVSGEVHMYADVLTDSMKNAIEETDRRRELQLEYNRANGIDPQPLRKRIADITDVLAREEADTARMLAGREQKRKSPTPNLRNGGIAAQGAAELEGLIADLNQQMLAAAGELKFELAARLRDELSDLKRDLRQMEKAGHLG